One stretch of Brevibacillus laterosporus DNA includes these proteins:
- a CDS encoding recombinase family protein: MERVAMYLRKSRADLEAESRGEGETLAKHKKALLKVAKHLNLNIIKIREEIVSGESLLYRPEMQELLKEVKDKQYDAVLVMDMDRLGRGNMQEQGLILETFRESKTKIITTRKTYDLDDEWDEEYSEFEAFMARKELKIINRRLQGGRIRSIEEGNYIATRPPYGYLIEKKGKERYLVPHPEQAPVVKMIFDWYAHDDYQHRLGASNIAKRLNEIGFKTYTGIPWASSSVLTIIKNAVYIGRIQWQKKQYKKSTDLTKKRVTKNKPPEEQIDSQGKHEPLVSEELFNKAHEILKKKYHVPFQLVNGITNPLAGIIRCDMCGSSMVYRPYGDKPAHLKCYNQLCKNKSSRFDYVETAVVGNLKKWLKQYKTNWDEYKEPEAPNNSIELKETALKSLRREADELENQKARLHDFLERGIYNEETYLERSHNLATRTEVVKQAIHTAEQELKIEIQRNKAQHDIIPRVEQVIDLYEKTDDPAEKNDLIKSILEKAVYRKEKYQKNDQFEITLYPKLP, encoded by the coding sequence ATGGAACGCGTCGCCATGTATCTACGTAAATCACGTGCTGATTTAGAAGCAGAATCCCGTGGTGAAGGGGAAACCCTTGCTAAACATAAAAAGGCTTTGCTCAAGGTTGCAAAGCACTTGAATTTAAACATCATCAAAATACGTGAGGAAATCGTCTCTGGTGAAAGCCTCCTCTACCGTCCAGAAATGCAGGAGCTTCTAAAAGAAGTGAAAGATAAACAATATGATGCCGTTTTAGTTATGGATATGGATCGCCTTGGACGTGGTAATATGCAGGAACAAGGCTTAATTTTAGAAACTTTTCGGGAATCTAAAACCAAAATAATAACTACGCGCAAAACATACGACCTCGATGATGAGTGGGACGAAGAATACAGCGAGTTTGAAGCATTTATGGCACGTAAAGAATTGAAAATCATTAATCGTCGTTTGCAGGGTGGACGTATCCGTTCTATTGAAGAGGGCAACTACATAGCTACACGTCCCCCGTATGGCTATTTAATTGAGAAAAAAGGAAAAGAAAGATACCTTGTTCCTCATCCAGAGCAAGCACCCGTAGTTAAAATGATCTTTGATTGGTATGCGCATGACGATTATCAGCATCGCTTAGGAGCAAGTAATATCGCCAAGAGATTAAATGAGATAGGGTTTAAAACCTATACAGGTATACCGTGGGCTTCATCCTCTGTTTTAACCATTATCAAAAATGCAGTTTATATAGGTCGTATCCAATGGCAGAAAAAACAATATAAAAAATCTACAGACCTTACCAAAAAGCGTGTTACTAAAAACAAGCCTCCTGAGGAACAGATTGATTCCCAAGGAAAACATGAACCTCTTGTTTCCGAAGAATTATTTAATAAAGCCCATGAAATTTTAAAGAAAAAATATCATGTACCTTTCCAGCTTGTAAATGGTATTACTAATCCCCTTGCAGGGATAATCAGATGTGATATGTGCGGATCTTCTATGGTTTACAGACCGTATGGAGATAAGCCAGCTCACTTAAAATGCTATAATCAATTATGTAAGAATAAAAGCAGCCGTTTTGATTATGTTGAAACCGCTGTGGTAGGAAACTTAAAGAAATGGCTTAAACAATACAAAACCAATTGGGATGAATATAAAGAGCCTGAGGCTCCAAATAATTCGATTGAGTTAAAAGAGACGGCTTTAAAAAGCTTGCGTCGAGAAGCTGATGAATTAGAAAACCAAAAAGCTCGGCTACACGATTTCTTGGAAAGAGGAATCTACAATGAAGAAACTTATCTTGAACGTTCTCATAATTTAGCCACACGTACAGAAGTTGTCAAACAAGCGATTCATACAGCAGAGCAAGAACTCAAAATAGAAATACAGCGTAACAAAGCACAACATGACATCATTCCAAGAGTTGAACAAGTGATAGACCTTTATGAAAAGACTGACGATCCTGCCGAGAAGAATGATTTAATTAAGTCCATATTAGAAAAGGCTGTTTATCGAAAAGAGAAGTATCAAAAGAATGATCAGTTTGAAATTACTCTATATCCAAAATTGCCATAA
- a CDS encoding cyclic lactone autoinducer peptide yields the protein MRIRLARSVSATLTLMANFFVSTASAFMVHQPKPPKELLKNES from the coding sequence ATGAGAATAAGACTAGCTCGTTCTGTTTCTGCAACATTGACTTTGATGGCAAACTTCTTCGTTAGCACTGCATCAGCATTTATGGTGCATCAACCAAAGCCACCCAAAGAACTGCTCAAAAATGAAAGCTGA
- a CDS encoding DUF421 domain-containing protein: protein MVNNVALLDIASRTFCSFVALLLLTRILGKKQLSHLTFFNYVTGITIGSIAASSVVDKHINLIEAMVALILWSLLTVLVEYISLKSNKTRVILDGQPTILIKKGKIMADALARCRMNMDDLSMLLREEHVFSIKDVAYAIFEPNGRLSVMKTKSATSVTRDDLKINKAEVSIFPSELIVDGHIVEKNLKEFNLNKQWLLQELDKQGINSLHDVFFAELQEDGSVVIDKKGDTHEYN from the coding sequence ATGGTAAACAATGTTGCTTTACTTGACATAGCTAGTAGAACATTCTGTAGCTTTGTGGCTCTATTACTGTTAACGAGAATTCTAGGTAAAAAGCAACTTAGCCATCTTACTTTCTTTAATTACGTTACTGGAATTACGATTGGATCAATAGCAGCATCTTCTGTAGTCGACAAACATATTAACTTAATCGAAGCCATGGTTGCACTCATCTTGTGGTCTTTACTAACTGTTCTTGTTGAGTATATAAGTCTAAAATCCAATAAAACGAGAGTTATACTTGATGGTCAACCCACAATACTTATTAAAAAAGGAAAAATTATGGCAGATGCTTTAGCTCGGTGTCGAATGAACATGGATGACCTGAGCATGTTGTTGCGGGAAGAACATGTATTTTCGATCAAAGATGTTGCATATGCCATTTTTGAGCCTAACGGTCGACTGAGTGTAATGAAAACAAAAAGTGCTACTAGTGTAACGAGGGATGACTTGAAGATAAATAAAGCTGAGGTATCCATATTCCCTTCAGAATTAATCGTAGATGGTCATATTGTGGAGAAGAATTTAAAAGAATTTAACCTCAATAAGCAATGGCTCCTTCAAGAGTTAGACAAGCAAGGTATTAACTCATTACATGATGTGTTTTTTGCTGAGCTCCAAGAAGATGGCTCAGTAGTTATTGATAAGAAAGGAGACACTCATGAGTATAATTAG
- a CDS encoding XRE family transcriptional regulator, with protein sequence MLPHEAGRREPDNETLHKLADFFNVSIDYLLGRSEDTSNRVLIDPFISVLNDPTLSEEDKDIIDRIRSLPPSKKHLVKELLKAFESETKK encoded by the coding sequence ATGCTGCCACATGAAGCAGGAAGACGCGAACCGGACAATGAGACTCTCCATAAACTCGCTGATTTTTTTAATGTGTCTATTGACTATCTATTAGGAAGATCTGAAGATACAAGCAATAGAGTTTTAATAGACCCATTTATCTCTGTCCTTAATGACCCGACTTTATCAGAAGAAGACAAAGATATTATCGATCGTATCCGTAGTCTCCCCCCAAGCAAAAAACATCTTGTAAAAGAACTTCTTAAAGCTTTTGAATCAGAAACAAAAAAATAA
- a CDS encoding VOC family protein, translated as MINKVGQIMIYVNNQDEALQFWTEKVGFSVVSEEDNGQGLRWIEIAPTKEAETSIILHNKELIAKMQPELNLNTPSMMFFSGNLDKLYKDFSDKKITVGEIVSMPSGRVFNFADNEKNYFAVMEKK; from the coding sequence ATGATTAATAAAGTCGGTCAAATTATGATATATGTAAATAACCAAGATGAGGCATTGCAATTTTGGACAGAAAAAGTAGGGTTTAGCGTAGTTTCTGAAGAAGATAATGGCCAAGGGTTAAGATGGATTGAAATTGCTCCAACAAAGGAAGCAGAAACGAGTATCATTCTCCACAATAAGGAATTAATTGCTAAAATGCAGCCTGAATTAAATCTTAATACACCTTCGATGATGTTTTTCTCGGGAAATCTCGATAAGTTATATAAAGACTTTTCGGATAAAAAAATCACAGTCGGGGAAATTGTAAGTATGCCTTCTGGTAGAGTGTTTAACTTTGCTGATAATGAAAAAAATTACTTTGCAGTCATGGAAAAAAAGTAA
- the lepB gene encoding signal peptidase I, whose translation MHVKRVVGIPGDTVQSKEDVLYINGKPIDEPYLSEYKLKEKQDGNQFTYDFGPFTIPQESVFVLGDNRVNSADSREYGPIEIEKIKGKMIKKWSNP comes from the coding sequence ATGCATGTTAAACGAGTTGTTGGTATCCCTGGCGATACTGTTCAGTCTAAGGAAGATGTTTTATACATAAATGGAAAACCCATAGACGAACCATATTTATCAGAATACAAACTGAAAGAAAAACAGGATGGGAATCAATTTACATATGACTTTGGTCCTTTTACAATTCCTCAAGAAAGTGTGTTTGTACTTGGTGATAATCGGGTGAATAGTGCGGACAGTCGGGAATATGGGCCAATTGAAATCGAGAAAATTAAAGGTAAGATGATCAAGAAATGGTCTAATCCTTAG
- a CDS encoding LysM domain-containing protein, whose translation MYPSPSEKFPYEIQPGDNYWLLAQRFSTHVDEIIAANPTVNPYYLFVGQVISIPFVQHSMPVSFTRPANYL comes from the coding sequence ATGTATCCAAGCCCGTCAGAAAAATTTCCTTACGAAATCCAGCCCGGTGATAACTACTGGCTGTTAGCTCAACGATTTAGCACACACGTAGATGAAATCATTGCCGCCAATCCAACCGTAAATCCCTACTACCTTTTTGTGGGTCAGGTTATTAGCATCCCTTTTGTACAACACTCCATGCCGGTTTCGTTCACAAGACCTGCAAACTATCTGTAA
- a CDS encoding post-translational modification of quorum-sensing peptide protein has product MIDSLAEKLARSIKIASEDDKVNEEVMKFALIISLNTAIVVLISLIIGQLTGKVVETGITILSFSLLRMVSGGFHFKSANLCTVTSISFAVILPHIPITSGMNYILLALSLLLVILYAPSNIEGHSRIPKEKYSLLKGVSVIIVLSNFLFLSPILSKAFFIQSITLINRGR; this is encoded by the coding sequence ATGATCGATTCTTTAGCTGAGAAGCTTGCTAGAAGTATAAAAATAGCAAGTGAAGACGATAAGGTAAACGAGGAAGTGATGAAATTCGCACTAATCATTTCCCTAAATACTGCAATTGTTGTTCTTATATCTTTGATAATTGGGCAATTAACCGGAAAAGTTGTAGAAACAGGTATAACTATATTATCGTTTTCACTTTTGAGAATGGTATCAGGTGGCTTTCATTTTAAATCAGCAAACCTATGTACAGTTACTTCAATCTCATTTGCTGTTATTTTACCTCATATACCAATCACCTCAGGAATGAATTATATTTTATTAGCTTTAAGTCTCTTATTAGTTATACTGTATGCTCCTAGCAACATAGAGGGGCACTCAAGAATACCTAAGGAAAAATACTCACTATTAAAGGGTGTATCTGTTATTATTGTATTAAGTAACTTTTTATTTCTTTCTCCTATTTTATCAAAAGCGTTTTTCATACAATCAATTACATTGATTAACAGAGGAAGGTGA
- a CDS encoding MurR/RpiR family transcriptional regulator: MKTFLKRLSQRRGQLSQLEKQVLDYILINPNHVVQCNVNDLAKELFVSTATISRTCKQLGYDGFQNLKFTLSKYADQDQEQDDENIISSNTLLIHIDRVKKEMEQTLQYINEKKIQKAAAYIKDSNYVEFFGVGASLPTCVEAARKLTFSGKICSAREDWDELRCVANSLSENDLAILVSYSGETLHILEFANILRERNVKTIAVIGNRNSRLQQEVDITFHAHITNGYYGEVDMSSRFSLSIILDFILLTYMNQYY, translated from the coding sequence ATGAAAACTTTCTTAAAGCGTCTATCTCAACGTAGAGGTCAATTAAGTCAATTAGAGAAACAGGTATTAGATTATATTTTAATAAACCCGAATCATGTAGTTCAGTGCAATGTAAATGATCTTGCAAAAGAATTGTTTGTATCTACTGCAACGATCAGTAGAACTTGTAAGCAGTTAGGCTACGATGGATTCCAAAATTTAAAATTCACGTTAAGTAAATATGCTGATCAAGATCAAGAACAAGATGATGAAAATATTATTTCTTCAAATACGCTATTGATTCATATAGATCGAGTGAAGAAAGAAATGGAGCAAACATTACAATATATTAATGAAAAAAAAATTCAAAAGGCTGCAGCATATATTAAAGACAGTAATTATGTTGAGTTTTTTGGGGTTGGGGCATCACTTCCAACTTGTGTGGAAGCGGCTAGAAAACTTACCTTTTCTGGGAAAATATGTAGTGCACGTGAAGATTGGGATGAATTAAGGTGTGTGGCCAATAGTTTATCTGAAAATGATTTAGCCATTTTAGTATCATATAGTGGAGAAACATTACATATACTAGAATTTGCGAATATATTAAGAGAGAGAAACGTAAAGACAATTGCAGTCATTGGCAACCGAAATAGTCGTTTACAACAAGAGGTTGATATAACTTTTCATGCACATATTACAAACGGGTATTATGGTGAGGTAGATATGAGTTCTAGATTTTCATTAAGCATTATATTGGATTTCATTCTCCTGACATATATGAATCAATACTACTAA
- a CDS encoding recombinase family protein, translating into MIGVYARVSTEEQAKKGFSLKDQVAECRKKAKTDEILEYVDEGISGEFLDRPALTKMRQDARDGLIKKIICLDPDRLSRKLMNQLIITDELDKRGVELVFVNGEYAKTPEGNLFYSMRGAIAEFEKAKITERMSRGRRQKARQGKVLRDFQVYGYDFNRENEQMVINENEAQIVRLIFDLFTKPNDLVKGINGIAHYLTKKTIPTKRGANVWHRQVVRQILLNRAYIGEFYQNRWNTEGMLGNKHKAPDDRVPMRVRPREEWIQIPCPAIIDKVTYEHAQQLLKESRRRWAKKSHNQYLLSGIVRCGDCGNTMTGRRTKNWGKHVLEYTDLKNFSGAKNTGCGRKIKAEDLENEVWGTIMAWLDQPNEIAAASEVVQDDKSVSLEEVEISRLETEIEKAKSGRKRLLTLFSQGMDISEEEIRQSFRELKEREEEITNKLADLNESVQHRTSNKHSQNLLREAAEYYLNKGREEMTFEDKQEIIRHIVREVRVFEDSVEIYTF; encoded by the coding sequence ATGATCGGAGTATACGCAAGGGTGAGTACAGAAGAGCAAGCCAAGAAAGGGTTCAGCTTGAAAGACCAGGTAGCCGAATGCCGAAAGAAGGCGAAGACAGATGAGATCTTAGAGTATGTAGATGAGGGGATTTCAGGGGAATTCCTCGACCGCCCAGCACTAACGAAAATGCGCCAGGATGCCCGAGATGGGCTAATAAAGAAAATCATCTGTTTAGATCCCGATCGACTTTCGCGTAAACTTATGAACCAACTTATTATTACAGATGAGTTAGACAAGCGCGGTGTGGAATTGGTCTTCGTTAACGGTGAGTATGCTAAAACGCCCGAAGGTAATCTGTTTTACAGTATGCGCGGTGCAATTGCAGAATTCGAGAAAGCGAAAATAACAGAACGCATGAGCCGAGGACGAAGACAAAAAGCTCGGCAAGGTAAAGTGTTGCGGGACTTTCAAGTATATGGATACGACTTTAATAGAGAAAATGAACAGATGGTTATTAACGAAAACGAAGCCCAAATCGTGAGGCTTATATTCGATTTATTCACAAAACCAAACGATCTCGTAAAAGGGATAAATGGGATCGCTCATTACCTTACAAAAAAGACAATTCCGACTAAACGTGGAGCTAATGTGTGGCATCGTCAAGTGGTTCGTCAGATACTTCTGAATCGCGCATATATTGGAGAGTTTTATCAAAATCGTTGGAACACGGAGGGAATGCTAGGTAACAAGCATAAGGCCCCAGATGATCGTGTCCCAATGAGAGTACGCCCGAGAGAAGAGTGGATTCAAATCCCTTGCCCTGCGATTATAGATAAAGTAACATATGAACACGCACAGCAATTACTAAAAGAATCACGGCGTAGATGGGCAAAAAAGAGTCATAACCAGTATCTTTTAAGTGGAATAGTACGCTGTGGAGATTGCGGCAATACCATGACGGGAAGAAGAACAAAAAACTGGGGAAAGCATGTACTTGAATATACTGATCTGAAAAATTTCTCAGGTGCAAAAAATACTGGTTGTGGTAGAAAAATCAAAGCTGAGGATTTGGAGAACGAGGTATGGGGAACAATTATGGCTTGGTTGGACCAACCAAATGAAATTGCAGCAGCAAGCGAAGTGGTGCAGGATGATAAAAGTGTTTCATTAGAAGAAGTAGAAATATCCAGACTGGAAACAGAAATTGAAAAAGCCAAGTCCGGTAGAAAACGCCTGCTTACTTTATTTTCCCAAGGGATGGACATATCCGAAGAAGAGATCCGCCAATCCTTCCGCGAACTGAAGGAAAGAGAAGAGGAAATAACAAATAAACTCGCCGACCTTAATGAATCTGTTCAGCATCGGACGAGTAATAAGCACAGCCAGAACCTACTAAGGGAAGCAGCGGAATATTATTTGAATAAAGGACGAGAGGAAATGACCTTCGAAGACAAACAGGAAATTATTCGTCACATTGTCAGAGAAGTGAGGGTGTTCGAGGACAGTGTAGAGATTTATACATTTTAA